AAAATTTTTATTCTTTTTTTATTAACATTTATAAATCTGAGTTCACAAATCATTAATGGGAAAATAGTTTCTGCCGATACAAAATTACCAATTCCTTTCGCAAGAATTGGAATTGAAAAAAGCGAATATGGAATAAATTCGGACGAAAATGGAAACTTTTCAATTGACTTGTCAAATAAAGACAAAAATCAGAAAATAAAAATTGAAGTTGGAGGTTATGAGCCATACTCAAATTCCATTGAAAAATTCTTGCTTGAAAACAATAAGACTTTTTTTCTTTCCGAGAAAGTTGTAAACATAGAGCAAGTTGTGATTACACCTAAAAAATTTATTGCAAAAAATTGGGGAATTAATGCCAAAACAAAAAAAATTCAATTTAGTTATAATCCTGAGAAAAATCAGCAAGATATTTCAAAGGAACTTGCTTTGCCGTTTGAAACAAAAAAACGAGCGACAATTGAAAAAATTAACATTAACATTGCTTATTTTGAAGCAGACCGCCCCGTTTTTGTAAGATATAATGTTTATGATGAAAATTGGAATTCAATTTTAGGTGAAGATATTTCTATTTTAATGAATCCAAAAGACATAAAAGACAGTGAATTTTCATTAGATGTATCTGACAAAAATATTTGGGTAAAAAATAAGTTTTATGTTTCTTTCCAAATATTAAATTCTTTCAAAGGATCCATAGCTTTGAGCGGAACTGTTTTCAAACCTGCATTTTACAGAAAAAATCTTGGACTATGGGAAAAGACACCAACAGTTTGTCCTGCTCTAAATATAGACGTGAAAGTTGAGAAATAAAAAAACGGCAGATAACATCGTATTGCTAAAATGCGGGACTGAAGGCTCTTGCGTTGAAAGTTTTGTGAAATTTAGTTGCAAAAAATGTTTCCGCTTCCATTTTTTTATTAATTTAGTCAGCGGAAAACATTTTTTGCTTCGTGCAGGTTTTAATAGAAATTTTAGGTGTAAAAGCCCGCACTTCAGCAATACTTTTTCCGATGTAGCGAAATCCGCTTCGCTCCTTTCGCTACATCGGCTCGGCGGCTTACACCGCCTGATGAGCTCGTCGCTTCGCGAACTTCGCACATCAAGCGGTTTTGCAAAATTCCCTCTCGGAAGCAGAGCTTCCAGAGGAAACTTCGCAAAGCCGCCGAGCCGTTACCTACAATTTTACCCAAAAATCGCCAATAATGACTGAATATGAGAATAAATCAATTTTTCAAGGCTCAAAAGAGTATCTTGAAAAAAGTTTTTTAGAAGAATTAAATTATAAGATTTGGTCAACAAAAGGTGCCAGATTTGAAGCAGATAAAAGGTTGACAATCGTTTCGAAAACTTCCAGCATAACTTTATCAATATTCTCCGCTTATTTGATAATATCGGGGTTGATTTCCGTGTATAATATTAATTCCGACATAAAAATTGATGTAATAAATTATGTTGTTACTGCCTTAAGTATTTTACTTTTAGTGTTATCACAATATGAAAATTCGCAGAATTATAATTTGAGGGCGAATAATTATCATAATTGTGGTTTGGAATTAAGCAAACTTTATAACGAATTACGAAACTTTAAAACATTACACGAAAACCCTTCCGAATATACAAAAAGAGAATTCGCGTTAAAACTTTCTCAAGAGTATCAAAATATATTATCAAAATATGAAAATCATTTGACTATTGATTATCAAAATTTCAAGATAAGCCACCGTGAATATTTTACAGAAATTCAACAAAAAGATATTAATAAGATAAAGCGTATAAATTTTTGGATTAGATACGGTTGGTATACATTAATTTTAATTTTAACGCCAATACTTATATTTATTATTTGTTTAATTTAAAAAACTGTAGGTAACATAGTATTTGCAAAAGGCGGGGAGAAGTGTTGAATTGAAAAGCGGAAATATTTAGTCGCATATGCTTTTCAATTCAACTTTTTTTTAATAATTTAGTTTCATTGAAAAAGCATCTGCTTTGGTTTGTCGAAATTGAACTTTTCGTTCAATTTAGTCCGCCCTTCGCAAATACTTTTTCCGTTAGCTGTAACTTTTCCCAAGCATACGCATAAATTTGATGAAGCATAAATTTGAACATAAACCTACTAATACACAACTTTTAATACAGAGCTTTGTATTTACACTAATTTGGTTCGGATATATGGCTTTCATCTTTCCTAACGCCTTTATAACAATTGGAGAATGTGAAGGAACTCCTGGGGTGGACAACTCTTTGGCAATTATTATCTTGCCTTTGTATTTGCTAATTTTTGGTGGAATATTTTTGTATTTTATACGAAGTTTGAAACAATGGTCTATCAAAATAGTTTCAACAATATTTTTCATTATACTCTTTCCAGCAATATTGTTCATTGGTTCTTTCATTTTTTTGAGCATCGATAATATTTGTGACGTAGCGAATAAACTTGACATATGGAGTTATATTTACTATTACGGATGTTATAATGATATTGAAGTACACGAAATTCCTGTTTTACTTATTTCATCTATACTCCTTCTTTTTTTCTCGTTTTTATTTTTCAAATCCATCAATCAAAAAACATCAAAAATAAATGACAAAACTTAACAATAAACTATTGACACTTTTTCTTATTATGGGAACTATATTTTTTATAGCAATTATTTACACATTCGTTACCAAAGAATTGTTGCCTGAAACTACAAACCATAAAGTCAGTTTTGACGGTATTACATTTGTGAAAAATGATTACGCTGACTTGACAATCATTGAACAAGAAGAAAACTATGAAGATGAGCATTCTGAAAATTTTCAAGAAAATAGAAACACTCAAAGTTGCCATATATCTATAGTAAATCTAACAGACAATCTTCCGTATGCCAAAACGGATGATTTCAGTCTAAAAGCAATTAGAAAAACTCCCGAAAAAATTTCTGTTCAAAATCTAAATGAGATAACTCTACCAAGTTCCTCATTAAAGGAGAATTATAAATTAAAAATTATCTGTGAAAATCAAACAATAGAAGAGTTTCATCTTGGAAAAATTGACGAAATTTTAAACCTGAAAGATAAGAGAAATGCAGACACTGAAAAAAAGGATATAAAACTAATCTCGAAAGATAAGAAGCTGATAATATTTGTAAACTTTACAATTGACTAAAAAAGCTACAGCTAACATAGTATTTGCAAAAGGCGGGGTAAAGGTGTCGAATTGAAAATTTGGTTACATTTATCCGCTCCTGTTTTTCCGTATTACTTTTTTTCTTAAATTAGCAATACGGAAAAAGCATCCGCTTCGGTTGGTTGAAATTGAACGAATAGTCCAATTTAGCCCGCCCTTCGCAAATACTTTTTCCGATGTAGCGAAATCCGCTTCGCTCCTTTCGCTACATCGGCTCGGCGGCTTACACCGCCTGATGAGCTCGTCGCTTCGCGAACTTCGCACATCAAGCGGTTTTGCAAAATTCCCTCTCGGAAGCAGAGCTTCCAGAGGAAACTTCGCAAAGCCGCCGAGCCGTTAGTGGCAACCTTTGAAGAACCGTACAAACAAAGAGACTATTGAATAACTGAAATAATTATTTAAAAGATGTACTTTTCAAGGCAACTAAAAAACTAAAAATATCTGACGACTCTGGATTTTTAGCAATCGTAAATTCCGAAACTTACAAATCATTCGTTGACGAAGATTGGCAACTAACTCAACTTATGCAACATTTTGTTCACGAAATGAACAATAAGAATATTATTTT
The genomic region above belongs to Riemerella anatipestifer and contains:
- a CDS encoding carboxypeptidase-like regulatory domain-containing protein gives rise to the protein MKIKIFILFLLTFINLSSQIINGKIVSADTKLPIPFARIGIEKSEYGINSDENGNFSIDLSNKDKNQKIKIEVGGYEPYSNSIEKFLLENNKTFFLSEKVVNIEQVVITPKKFIAKNWGINAKTKKIQFSYNPEKNQQDISKELALPFETKKRATIEKININIAYFEADRPVFVRYNVYDENWNSILGEDISILMNPKDIKDSEFSLDVSDKNIWVKNKFYVSFQILNSFKGSIALSGTVFKPAFYRKNLGLWEKTPTVCPALNIDVKVEK
- a CDS encoding SLATT domain-containing protein gives rise to the protein MTEYENKSIFQGSKEYLEKSFLEELNYKIWSTKGARFEADKRLTIVSKTSSITLSIFSAYLIISGLISVYNINSDIKIDVINYVVTALSILLLVLSQYENSQNYNLRANNYHNCGLELSKLYNELRNFKTLHENPSEYTKREFALKLSQEYQNILSKYENHLTIDYQNFKISHREYFTEIQQKDINKIKRINFWIRYGWYTLILILTPILIFIICLI